Proteins from a genomic interval of Quercus lobata isolate SW786 chromosome 11, ValleyOak3.0 Primary Assembly, whole genome shotgun sequence:
- the LOC115969016 gene encoding uncharacterized protein LOC115969016 gives MSLLGILNFALKSLDVLTLWSFFALGYPLYASIRAIENNSSSDTQKLVTYWIAFSLISLFENAFLMLLERLWFWPHMKLMIICWLVVPHFNGAFYVYNHLVRPCLSINPLVVIDEFNRWKVFLLKRDHFLSEAERYINENGPEALEELIATKIKSKKPNQDMDKIKAIAVMEKKEVESNCKEPNTEQKDNRVVEVTEKKEVPAAKCVVSAEPNSDQTENKISASKEIKGPAEAVAAARELPDSPIPKEVQKEWTCDICQLTTQSEKNLNSHLQGKKHKAAYEAFIAKNQPNMVPASTAKKTEQPVEVPEKIISTSGVQISTTNHEEKQKCQPKSVLASTAKKSDQLTKEEPERVSNSGPEQKKEVVSVKESTFRCNICNISCTGENNLVSHFNGRKHLAQIQLLSEQFFGGGHV, from the exons ATGAGTCTATTGGGTATTCTCAATTTTGCACTCAAATCCCTTGATGTCCTTACATTATG GTCTTTCTTTGCTTTGGGGTATCCTCt TTATGCTTCCATCCGGGCAATTGAGAACAATTCAAGTTCGGACACTCAAAAGTTGGTCACATATTGGATTGCCTTCTCTTTGATTTCACTCTTTGAGAATGCTTTCTTGATGCTTCTGGAAAG GTTATGGTTTTGGCCTCACATGAAGCTAATGATCATCTGCTGGTTGGTTGTACCTCACTTCAATGGTGCTTTTTATGTCTATAATCACCTTGTTCGTCCATGCCTCTCCATAAACCCATTAGTAGTCATTGATGAATTCAATAGGTGGAAGGTATTCTTACTTAAGAGAGACCACTTTCTATCTGAGGCAGAGAGATACATAAATGAGAACGGACCTGAAGCTCTAGAGGAGCTCATTGCCACCAAG aTTAAAAGTAAAAAGCCTAATCAAGACATGGACAAGATCAAAGCAATTGCAGTTatggagaagaaagaagtggaG TCAAATTGCAAAGAGCCTAACACTGAGCAGAAAGACAATAGAGTTGTGGAAGTAACAGAGAAAAAGGAAGTGCCTGCAGCCAAATGT GTAGTTTCAGCAGAGCCTAACTCTGATCAAACTGAGAACAAAATATCAGCCAGTAAGGAGATTAAAGGACCAGCAGAGGCAGTTGCAGCGGCTAGAGAGCTTCCTGATTCACCCATACCGAAGGAAGTCCAAAAGGAGTGGACTTGTGATATATGTCAACTAACTACTCAAAGTGAGAAAAACTTAAATTCACACCTTCAAGGAAAGAAACACAAGGCTGCTTATGAGGCattcatagcaaagaaccagCCAAATATGGTCCCAGCATCAACTGCAAAGAAAACCGAGCAGCCAGTTGAGGTGCCAGAAAAGATTATATCGACCAGTGGAGTACAGATATCTACTACAAATCATGAAGAAAAACAGAAATGCCAGCCAAAGAGTGTTTTGGCTTCAACTGCAAAGAAATCTGATCAGCTCACAAAAGAGGAGCCAGAAAGAGTTTCAAACAGTGGACCAGAACAGAAGAAAGAAGTTGTTAGTGTGAAAGAATCCACTTTCAGGTGCAACATTTGTAATATAAGCTGCACTGGAGAAAACAACTTGGTTTCTCACTTTAATGGGAGGAAGCACTTGGCTCAGATTCAGTTActcagtgaacaattttttggTGGTGGACATGTCTga